In Peromyscus eremicus chromosome 2, PerEre_H2_v1, whole genome shotgun sequence, a single genomic region encodes these proteins:
- the Pla2g2e gene encoding group IIE secretory phospholipase A2 isoform X1, giving the protein MKPPLALTFLCLLVSPTGGNLVQFGVMIERITGKSALQYNDYGCYCGVGGSNWPVDQTDWCCHAHDCCYGRLKKLGCEPKLEKYLFSVGRDTISCAGRSTCQRQTCECDRRAALCFRHNLGTYNRKPGEAWNPNCSPANPTLPSELTGPSLWDHTCSPGSAKGATGPFSTHKTS; this is encoded by the exons ATGAAACCTCCCCTTGCCCTgaccttcctttgcctcctgg tgtcCCCAACCGGCGGGAACCTGGTCCAGTTTGGAGTGATGATCGAGAGGATCACGGGGAAGTCTGCGCTGCAGTATAATGACTACGGTTGCTACTGTGGTGTCGGTGGGTCCAACTGGCCAGTGGACCAGACCGACtg GTGCTGCCACGCCCATGACTGCTGCTATGGACGTCTGAAGAAGCTGGGCTGTGAGCCCAAGCTGGAAAAGTACCTCTTCTCTGTTGGTCGGGACACCATCTCCTGTG CTGGTAGGAGCACTTGCCAGCGGCAGACCTGTGAGTGCGACAGAAGGGCTGCGCTCTGCTTCCGCCACAACCTGGGCACGTACAACCGCAA GCCCGGAGAAGCTTGGAACCCAAATTGCTCTCCTGCAAACCCgaccctcccctcagagctcacagGCCCGAGCCTCTGGGACCACACCTGTTCCCCAGGATCAGCTAAAGGAGCCACAGGACCCTTTAGCACACACAAGACCAGCTAA
- the Pla2g2e gene encoding group IIE secretory phospholipase A2 isoform X2: MKPPLALTFLCLLVSPTGGNLVQFGVMIERITGKSALQYNDYGCYCGVGGSNWPVDQTDWCCHAHDCCYGRLKKLGCEPKLEKYLFSVGRDTISCAGRSTCQRQTCECDRRAALCFRHNLGTYNRKWLLSQARRSLEPKLLSCKPDPPLRAHRPEPLGPHLFPRIS, from the exons ATGAAACCTCCCCTTGCCCTgaccttcctttgcctcctgg tgtcCCCAACCGGCGGGAACCTGGTCCAGTTTGGAGTGATGATCGAGAGGATCACGGGGAAGTCTGCGCTGCAGTATAATGACTACGGTTGCTACTGTGGTGTCGGTGGGTCCAACTGGCCAGTGGACCAGACCGACtg GTGCTGCCACGCCCATGACTGCTGCTATGGACGTCTGAAGAAGCTGGGCTGTGAGCCCAAGCTGGAAAAGTACCTCTTCTCTGTTGGTCGGGACACCATCTCCTGTG CTGGTAGGAGCACTTGCCAGCGGCAGACCTGTGAGTGCGACAGAAGGGCTGCGCTCTGCTTCCGCCACAACCTGGGCACGTACAACCGCAA GTGGCTGCTGTCCCAGGCCCGGAGAAGCTTGGAACCCAAATTGCTCTCCTGCAAACCCgaccctcccctcagagctcacagGCCCGAGCCTCTGGGACCACACCTGTTCCCCAGGATCAGCTAA
- the Pla2g2e gene encoding group IIE secretory phospholipase A2 isoform X3, which yields MKPPLALTFLCLLVSPTGGNLVQFGVMIERITGKSALQYNDYGCYCGVGGSNWPVDQTDWCCHAHDCCYGRLKKLGCEPKLEKYLFSVGRDTISCAGRSTCQRQTCECDRRAALCFRHNLGTYNRKYAHYPNKLCTGPTPPC from the exons ATGAAACCTCCCCTTGCCCTgaccttcctttgcctcctgg tgtcCCCAACCGGCGGGAACCTGGTCCAGTTTGGAGTGATGATCGAGAGGATCACGGGGAAGTCTGCGCTGCAGTATAATGACTACGGTTGCTACTGTGGTGTCGGTGGGTCCAACTGGCCAGTGGACCAGACCGACtg GTGCTGCCACGCCCATGACTGCTGCTATGGACGTCTGAAGAAGCTGGGCTGTGAGCCCAAGCTGGAAAAGTACCTCTTCTCTGTTGGTCGGGACACCATCTCCTGTG CTGGTAGGAGCACTTGCCAGCGGCAGACCTGTGAGTGCGACAGAAGGGCTGCGCTCTGCTTCCGCCACAACCTGGGCACGTACAACCGCAAGTATGCCCACTACCCCAACAAGCTGTGCACCGGGCCTACCCCACCCTGCTGA